A genomic window from Solanum stenotomum isolate F172 chromosome 10, ASM1918654v1, whole genome shotgun sequence includes:
- the LOC125843076 gene encoding F-box/FBD/LRR-repeat protein At1g13570-like, whose amino-acid sequence MKSARRSDVDTISNNLPCDILDGILGRLPLKDAVKSSILSKDWRYKWATRQELEFDYHFFKSFSHVQEAKTIIYQVLVFHKGPILKFRLGGSNLIRFRDIDHWILFLSKKNVEEFTLRVRSNNDYHLPSHLLTFRKLRLLEVQNCLFHPPPDFKGFKKLVNLGLHCVTFLPTVLSNLISRSPFLEILKLNYCTNFDTLEIDAANLKCFEFRGTSKSICFKNAPMLKEVTIWLNSQVSTDLSPVCSNLINFLYYMPCLMELDISGVSLKDLTMGGLSGNSLIVLNNVKSLRIRRMLFENSEEVSGAVYLIASCPKLQELTIECEIMNDVVGPVAVVQYLQDHQSLYGAVKLLRRVHMNTFSGFEIEMEFVRLILASAPALEKIFFWNFSCFLHQPGRQLMDKMKQFHQASPNVEFTFEEVVAEDRRPIEPQEAMEAPYDFD is encoded by the exons ATGAAGAGTGCTAGGAGATCTGATGTAGATACAATTAGCAACAATTTGCCTTGTGATATTCTGGATGGAATTCTTGGGCGCTTGCCTTTGAAAGATGCAGTGAAGAGTAGTATCTTGTCGAAAGATTGGAGGTATAAATGGGCCACACGTCAAGAGCTTGAGTTTGATTATCACTTTTTCAAGTCGTTTTCACATGTTCAAGAAGCTAAAACAATCATTTATCAAGTACTCGTATTCCATAAAGGACCTATACTGAAGTTTAGACTTGGAGGGTCTAACTTGATAAGATTTCGTGATATTGATCATTGGATACTTTTCTTGTCAAAGAAAAATGTCGAGGAATTCACTCTTCGTGTAAGATCAAACAACGATTATCATTTACCTTCTCACCTTCTTACATTCCGGAAACTAAGGCTTTTGGAAGTTCAAAATTGCTTATTCCACCCTCCACCGGACTTCAAAGGGTTTAAGAAGCTTGTTAATCTTGGTCTTCATTGTGTCACTTTTCTTCCGACAGTATTAAGCAATCTTATCTCTCGATCCCCGTTTCTTGaaatattgaagttgaattaCTGCACAAACTTTGACACCCTTGAAATTGATGCTGCTAATCTCAAATGCTTTGAATTTAGAGGAACGTCAAAGTCCATTTGCTTCAAAAATGCCCCTATGCTTAAGGAAGTTACTATATGGCTCAATTCACAAGTTTCGACAGATCTTTCTCCTGTTTGTTCTAATCTTATAAACTTCTTATATTACATGCCTTGCCTAATGGAACTGGATATAAGTGGTGTTTCATTAAAG GATTTAACAATGGGAGGTCTGTCAGGGAATTCTCTGATTGTTTTGAACAATGTCAAATCTCTCAGAATTCGGAGGATGTTATTCGAAAACAGTGAGGAGGTTTCAGGTGCTGTTTACTTGATTGCAAGCTGCCCCAAATTACAAGAGTTGACTATTGAATGT GAAATAATGAACGATGTTGTGGGACCTGTTGCAGTTGTACAATACTTACAAGACCATCAAAGCTTGTATGGTGCTGTGAAGCTGCTTCGGAGAGTGCATATGAATACGTTTAGTGGTTTTGAGATAGAAATGGAATTTGTGAGGCTTATATTAGCATCTGCACCTGCACTTGAGAAAattttcttttggaatttttcatGTTTCCTTCATCAGCCGGGTAGACAACTGATGGATAAGATGAAGCAATTTCACCAAGCATCACCTAATGTTGAATTCACATTTGAAGAAGTTGTTGCAGAAGATCGTAGACCAATTGAACCCCAAGAAGCCATGGAAGCACCATATGACTTTGATTAG